A window from Pseudanabaena sp. BC1403 encodes these proteins:
- a CDS encoding DUF5615 family PIN-like protein, with protein MSQIHLYFDEDALQSALVSALKNSKVDVVTVADAARFSFSDEEQLIWAKEQSRVVYSFNMGDFQNLHHVFIAKGIEHSGIILAPQQRYSIGEQLRGLLKLISQKSAEDMVNQLIFLSAYIKV; from the coding sequence ATGAGTCAAATCCACCTTTATTTTGATGAAGATGCTCTTCAAAGTGCCTTAGTATCAGCACTCAAAAATTCTAAGGTTGATGTTGTAACTGTTGCTGATGCAGCAAGGTTTAGTTTCTCAGACGAAGAGCAATTAATATGGGCAAAAGAACAGAGCCGAGTCGTATATAGCTTTAATATGGGAGACTTTCAGAACCTCCATCATGTTTTTATAGCAAAAGGTATAGAGCATAGTGGAATTATTCTCGCTCCACAACAACGTTACTCAATTGGAGAGCAACTTCGTGGTCTGTTAAAGCTAATAAGTCAAAAGTCTGCTGAAGATATGGTAAACCAATTGATTTTTCTTAGTGCTTATATTAAGGTTTGA
- a CDS encoding P-loop NTPase fold protein, giving the protein MSQDLLSQIYNAFDPFQPLDAEKDQDLYVDFQKARGNAKIERDLGRKIERSQNKPLAQLYAGHRGTGKSTELLRLKKYLEERKCHVVYFAADEGDIDPEDAQYTDILIACTRHLLENLKQADRRIFLPWLEARWQDLIDLALTEIKFDDLKLEIGAKATNNVSELFAKLSTSIRAIPSERQKIRDKLNAHTVTLLQTLQAFIADAKRKLPDGKEQLVVIVDNLDRVVPIRREDGRTNHEEIFIDRAEQLRGLGCHVIYTIPISIAYSRANDLANLYDREPSVLPITSINAPDGNPYEEGRQELQDLIAKRVHRHASEAKLFPDVFESEAVLLRLCEMSGGHVRDLLRLVRTAFDYIDELPLTKEAVDLAITGTRDTYRRSVEDEKEWKVLAQVSRDNILSGEAVIYRKLLFSRCILQYAFLGANEDGEADLLIWYDVHPLIRGIQQFQSALKNLPV; this is encoded by the coding sequence ATGTCTCAAGATCTGCTGTCTCAGATTTATAACGCTTTCGACCCGTTTCAGCCTCTAGATGCTGAGAAGGATCAAGATCTCTATGTGGATTTTCAGAAGGCGCGGGGTAATGCCAAAATCGAGCGGGACTTGGGGCGCAAAATCGAGCGTAGCCAGAATAAGCCTCTGGCACAACTATATGCAGGGCATCGCGGTACGGGAAAATCGACTGAGTTATTACGGTTAAAGAAATATTTAGAAGAACGCAAGTGTCATGTGGTCTATTTTGCGGCGGATGAAGGAGATATCGATCCTGAAGATGCTCAGTATACGGATATTCTGATTGCTTGTACGCGGCATTTATTGGAAAATCTCAAGCAAGCTGATCGCCGCATCTTTTTGCCTTGGCTAGAGGCGCGTTGGCAGGATTTAATTGATTTGGCTCTGACAGAAATTAAGTTTGATGACCTGAAATTGGAAATTGGGGCAAAAGCAACAAACAATGTATCAGAATTATTTGCCAAACTATCTACCAGTATTCGAGCAATTCCTAGCGAAAGACAAAAGATTCGCGATAAGTTGAATGCTCATACGGTTACTTTGCTACAGACATTGCAAGCGTTTATTGCCGATGCAAAGAGAAAGCTCCCTGATGGCAAAGAACAGCTAGTGGTGATTGTGGATAACTTGGATCGGGTCGTACCAATTCGGCGTGAAGATGGACGCACCAATCATGAAGAGATATTTATTGACCGCGCTGAGCAGTTGAGGGGTTTGGGCTGTCATGTAATTTATACAATTCCCATTTCTATCGCCTATTCTCGCGCGAACGATCTGGCTAATCTCTACGATCGCGAACCTTCGGTATTGCCGATTACTTCGATCAATGCGCCTGATGGCAATCCCTATGAGGAAGGTAGACAGGAGTTGCAGGATTTGATTGCCAAGCGAGTTCATCGTCATGCATCTGAGGCAAAGCTCTTTCCTGATGTGTTTGAGAGCGAGGCGGTGTTGTTGCGGTTGTGTGAGATGAGTGGTGGTCACGTTCGCGATCTGTTGCGGCTGGTGCGAACTGCTTTTGATTATATTGACGAATTGCCGCTTACGAAGGAGGCTGTGGATCTGGCAATTACGGGAACGCGGGATACCTATCGGCGCTCCGTTGAAGATGAGAAGGAATGGAAAGTATTAGCACAGGTATCGCGGGACAATATTTTGAGCGGTGAAGCGGTGATCTATCGCAAATTACTGTTTAGTCGATGCATTTTGCAATATGCCTTTTTGGGTGCGAATGAAGATGGTGAGGCGGATTTGCTGATTTGGTATGACGTGCATCCTTTAATTCGTGGGATTCAACAGTTTCAAAGTGCGCTAAAGAATTTACCAGTATAA
- the proC gene encoding pyrroline-5-carboxylate reductase, translating into MKAQLSIIGGGVMGEAILSRLVASNIYLPSDVCVSDPMPERRALLEKKYGVQVTPNNLVAADAEIMLLAVKPQSLNAAAIGLANAPAPCIVSILAGVTLAQLEGMFPSKSIIRAMPNTPAQVGAGVTAIAANALVTSAQLDAVRKIFEAVGTVVEVAESLMNAVTGLSGSGPAYVALMIESMADGGVAAGLPRAIAMQLATQTVLGTAQLLSETKLHPAQLKDQVTSPAGTTIAAIAQLEKAGLRSAMIEAVLAATRRAEELGKQ; encoded by the coding sequence TTGAAAGCTCAACTCAGTATTATCGGTGGCGGTGTAATGGGTGAGGCAATTTTGTCTCGCCTTGTCGCTAGTAATATTTACCTGCCATCCGATGTCTGCGTCAGTGACCCGATGCCAGAGCGTCGTGCGCTCTTAGAAAAAAAGTATGGCGTGCAAGTTACGCCAAATAATTTGGTGGCTGCCGATGCAGAGATTATGCTGCTAGCGGTTAAGCCACAGTCGCTAAATGCGGCGGCAATTGGTCTTGCGAATGCTCCTGCACCTTGTATTGTGTCAATTTTAGCTGGTGTAACTTTGGCTCAGTTAGAGGGGATGTTTCCTTCTAAGTCAATTATCCGAGCCATGCCAAATACACCAGCGCAGGTAGGTGCAGGTGTAACCGCGATCGCTGCTAATGCTTTAGTAACTTCAGCGCAGCTTGATGCTGTGCGAAAAATTTTTGAGGCGGTCGGTACGGTTGTTGAAGTTGCCGAGTCGCTGATGAATGCTGTGACAGGTTTGTCTGGTTCTGGTCCCGCTTACGTTGCGCTCATGATCGAATCAATGGCAGATGGTGGTGTGGCGGCGGGATTGCCGAGAGCGATCGCGATGCAGCTTGCCACCCAAACAGTTTTAGGCACAGCGCAATTATTAAGTGAAACTAAGCTACATCCTGCTCAGCTTAAGGATCAAGTCACTAGTCCCGCAGGTACAACCATTGCTGCGATCGCCCAGTTAGAAAAAGCGGGCTTACGTTCCGCTATGATAGAAGCCGTGCTTGCTGCAACCCGTCGTGCTGAGGAATTGGGCAAGCAATAG
- the purM gene encoding phosphoribosylformylglycinamidine cyclo-ligase, whose protein sequence is MDYRQAGVDIEAGRTFVEKIRDSVARTHRLGVLGDLGGFGGCFELPTGYRQPVLVSGTDGVGTKLKIAQAANKHDTIGIDLVAMCVNDVLTSGAEPLFFLDYLATGKLEPDQLAEVVKGIADGCQMAGCALLGGETAEMPGFYGVGEYDAAGFCVAIAEKSEMLNGTQVNIGDVVIGLASSGVHSNGYSLVRKIIESKGYSWSDKLEISIDTQDLTLAEIFLTPTQIYVKPVLAALKANFGIHGLAHITGGGLPENLPRCLGEGQAVQIVRNSWQIPALFQWLQSEGEVPELDMFNTFNMGIGMAVVVDPVKADDAIAYFQSQGFVTNRIGEVIAAERSLIFA, encoded by the coding sequence TTGGATTATCGTCAAGCGGGTGTAGACATCGAAGCAGGTCGTACCTTCGTTGAAAAAATTCGCGATTCTGTTGCACGAACCCATCGTCTAGGCGTACTAGGCGATCTTGGTGGTTTTGGGGGCTGTTTTGAATTGCCCACAGGTTATCGGCAACCCGTTCTCGTTTCAGGTACAGACGGTGTTGGCACAAAGCTAAAAATTGCTCAGGCAGCCAATAAACACGACACGATCGGCATCGATCTCGTGGCGATGTGCGTGAATGATGTGCTGACCTCTGGCGCAGAGCCATTATTTTTCTTAGATTATTTAGCCACTGGCAAACTCGAACCCGATCAACTCGCTGAAGTGGTTAAGGGCATTGCCGATGGTTGTCAGATGGCAGGTTGTGCTTTACTCGGTGGCGAAACAGCGGAGATGCCAGGTTTCTATGGTGTGGGCGAGTATGACGCGGCGGGCTTTTGTGTAGCGATCGCCGAAAAGTCAGAAATGCTTAATGGCACTCAGGTAAATATTGGTGATGTGGTAATTGGTTTAGCGAGTTCGGGTGTGCATAGCAATGGCTACAGTCTTGTTCGCAAGATTATCGAAAGCAAAGGCTATAGCTGGAGCGATAAGTTAGAAATTTCAATTGATACGCAGGACTTAACTTTAGCTGAAATATTTCTCACGCCTACTCAGATTTATGTGAAGCCAGTTTTGGCGGCGCTCAAAGCCAATTTCGGTATTCACGGACTAGCACACATTACAGGCGGCGGTTTACCCGAAAACTTGCCGCGTTGCCTCGGTGAAGGTCAAGCAGTACAAATTGTCCGCAATAGTTGGCAAATTCCTGCTCTGTTTCAGTGGCTCCAGTCTGAGGGAGAAGTTCCCGAACTAGATATGTTTAATACTTTTAATATGGGTATTGGCATGGCGGTAGTCGTTGATCCTGTTAAAGCAGATGATGCGATCGCCTATTTTCAATCTCAAGGTTTTGTAACGAACCGCATCGGTGAAGTAATCGCAGCAGAGCGATCGCTGATTTTTGCTTAG
- a CDS encoding cell division protein SepF produces the protein MGIFTKLKDFVGLSEAQEYEYEYDEASGREYQDIYQEDNGAIAPEPEEPQARRTRERPTALRATSENMSNVIGMPGAANGLSQVMVMEPRSFEEMPQAIQALRERKSVVLNLTMMDPDQAQRAVDFVAGGTYALDGHQERIGDSIFLFAPSCVQVSSQSSVLNEAPMPQPRVVRPTAAPAPAWASEAPVSRFAQ, from the coding sequence ATGGGAATTTTTACTAAGCTCAAGGATTTTGTTGGTTTGTCTGAAGCTCAAGAGTACGAATATGAGTACGATGAAGCTTCTGGCCGTGAATACCAAGACATTTATCAAGAAGATAATGGCGCGATCGCACCAGAACCTGAAGAGCCTCAAGCTCGCCGCACCCGTGAACGTCCCACCGCTTTAAGAGCAACTTCTGAAAACATGAGCAATGTAATTGGTATGCCTGGCGCTGCAAATGGTTTGTCCCAAGTAATGGTGATGGAGCCTCGCAGCTTTGAAGAAATGCCTCAAGCAATCCAAGCATTGCGTGAACGCAAATCAGTTGTGCTGAACTTGACGATGATGGACCCCGATCAAGCTCAACGTGCAGTTGACTTTGTTGCTGGTGGTACTTATGCCCTTGATGGTCATCAAGAACGCATTGGCGATAGCATCTTCCTGTTTGCACCTTCCTGCGTTCAAGTTTCATCACAATCTTCAGTATTGAACGAAGCACCAATGCCTCAGCCTCGCGTAGTACGTCCTACCGCAGCTCCTGCTCCAGCTTGGGCTTCTGAAGCTCCAGTTAGCCGTTTCGCTCAATAA
- a CDS encoding DUF433 domain-containing protein, whose product MQTVVDISTLITQTHGICGGRPRIAGTRTTVHTIAVDFNAGMKVEEIIQQRPHLNPAQIYAALAYYYSNKELIDLEISNYYQDFACLEASYAYQ is encoded by the coding sequence ATGCAAACAGTTGTTGATATTAGTACTCTAATTACACAAACTCATGGAATCTGTGGCGGTCGTCCCAGAATAGCGGGGACAAGAACAACTGTGCATACTATCGCAGTTGATTTTAACGCAGGTATGAAGGTAGAAGAAATTATTCAGCAAAGACCACATCTGAATCCAGCCCAGATATATGCTGCACTTGCTTATTATTACTCCAATAAAGAACTGATTGACTTAGAAATTTCTAATTACTATCAGGACTTTGCCTGTCTAGAAGCGAGTTACGCATATCAATGA
- a CDS encoding YggS family pyridoxal phosphate-dependent enzyme: MSEVNSDAIAKRLNQIRAKIPPQVKLVAVSKYTTTEAIRAAYAADVRDFAESRVQDAKIKQQELADLTDITWHMIGSLQSNKARAAIAQFDWIHSIDRFSLAEQCDRLIIELGKSPKLLLQVKLAEDPHKSGWSESELLADLPRLEKLQNLNIVGLMTILPLGLDESQAYEVFHRAANLAEKLRSLGWNNIQELSMGMSADYAIAVKAGASIIRVGSQIFAQ; encoded by the coding sequence ATGTCTGAAGTTAATTCTGATGCGATCGCAAAACGCCTAAATCAAATTCGCGCCAAAATTCCGCCGCAGGTAAAACTCGTTGCGGTCAGCAAATATACGACTACTGAGGCGATACGCGCAGCCTATGCCGCAGATGTGCGCGACTTTGCGGAATCACGGGTACAGGATGCAAAAATTAAGCAACAAGAATTAGCGGATTTAACCGATATCACTTGGCACATGATTGGTTCTTTGCAAAGTAACAAGGCAAGAGCTGCGATCGCGCAATTTGACTGGATACATTCTATTGATCGTTTTAGTCTCGCAGAGCAATGCGATCGCCTAATCATCGAACTTGGTAAATCGCCTAAGCTTTTATTACAGGTTAAGCTTGCCGAAGACCCTCACAAATCGGGTTGGTCAGAATCAGAACTCTTAGCTGATTTACCAAGGCTAGAAAAATTACAAAATCTCAATATCGTGGGACTAATGACAATCTTGCCACTTGGCTTAGACGAGTCTCAAGCCTATGAAGTCTTTCATCGCGCGGCAAACTTAGCCGAAAAACTGCGATCGCTTGGTTGGAATAATATTCAGGAGCTATCAATGGGGATGTCGGCTGACTATGCGATCGCGGTCAAAGCAGGTGCTTCGATCATTCGCGTTGGCAGCCAAATTTTTGCTCAATAA